A portion of the Bacteroides faecium genome contains these proteins:
- a CDS encoding rhamnogalacturonan acetylesterase: MRTTIIGLLLLATLTVNAQEEVRTYQLSDAPRYSEETGYGYDLTATPEKGNKAPFFFSVRVPDGNYKVTVRLGSKKQAGVTTVRGESRRLFVENLPTKKGQFIDETFIINKRNPRISEKESVRIKAREKKKLNWDDKLTLEFNGDAPVCQSISIEPADPSVITVFLCGNSTVVDQDNEPWASWGQMIPHFFGTDVCIANYAESGESANTFIGAGRLKKALSQMKKGDYLFMEFGHNDQKQKGPGKGAYYSFMTSLKTFIDEARARGAYPVLVTPTQRRSFDATGHIRDTHENYPEAMRWLAAKENVPLIDLNEMTRTLYEALGPETSKRAFVHYPAGTYPGQTKDFADNTHFNPYGAYQIAQCVIEGMKKAVPELAKHLKIDPAYDPAHPDDVNTFHWNESPFTEIEKPDGN; this comes from the coding sequence ATGAGAACTACTATCATAGGCTTACTACTCTTGGCTACACTAACCGTCAATGCTCAAGAAGAAGTCCGCACCTACCAACTGTCGGACGCACCCCGATATAGCGAAGAGACGGGATACGGATACGACCTCACCGCCACACCCGAAAAAGGAAACAAAGCGCCTTTCTTCTTCTCTGTCCGCGTACCGGATGGAAATTACAAAGTGACCGTTCGTCTCGGAAGCAAGAAGCAGGCAGGAGTGACAACTGTACGGGGAGAATCCCGTCGTCTGTTCGTAGAGAATCTGCCGACAAAAAAAGGCCAGTTCATAGACGAGACGTTTATCATCAACAAGCGGAATCCCCGCATCTCCGAGAAAGAATCCGTGCGCATCAAGGCACGTGAGAAAAAGAAACTGAACTGGGATGATAAATTGACACTGGAATTCAACGGTGACGCACCTGTATGCCAGAGTATCAGTATAGAACCTGCCGACCCGTCGGTTATCACTGTTTTTCTGTGCGGCAACAGCACGGTAGTAGACCAGGATAACGAACCGTGGGCCAGTTGGGGACAGATGATTCCTCACTTCTTCGGAACAGATGTCTGCATTGCCAATTATGCGGAATCCGGCGAATCCGCCAATACCTTTATCGGAGCAGGACGCCTGAAAAAAGCATTGAGCCAAATGAAGAAAGGCGATTATCTCTTTATGGAGTTCGGACATAACGACCAGAAGCAGAAAGGCCCCGGCAAAGGAGCGTATTACTCTTTCATGACCAGTCTGAAAACATTCATTGACGAAGCCCGTGCACGCGGAGCATATCCTGTACTAGTCACTCCCACCCAACGCCGGAGCTTTGACGCGACCGGACATATCCGCGACACGCACGAAAATTACCCGGAAGCCATGCGCTGGCTTGCCGCCAAGGAGAATGTGCCGTTGATTGACCTCAACGAAATGACCCGCACGCTCTATGAAGCCCTCGGCCCCGAAACGTCCAAACGTGCTTTCGTACATTATCCGGCAGGCACTTATCCGGGACAGACTAAGGATTTTGCCGACAACACCCACTTCAATCCTTACGGGGCTTATCAGATAGCCCAATGTGTGATTGAAGGAATGAAGAAAGCTGTCCCCGAACTGGCGAAGCATCTGAAAATCGACCCGGCATACGACCCGGCACACCCGGATGACGTGAATACATTCCATTGGAACGAATCACCTTTCACAGAGATAGAGAAACCGGACGGAAATTAA
- a CDS encoding glycoside hydrolase family 28 protein produces MKRKSILPLLVAGSFFIACTPAKQAGSNSFEWGQVPQQPDLSWADSVGSRKTPGNDLILSANSFGAVADSTVLSTEAIQKAIDSCAVSGGGTVTLQPGFYQTGALFIKSGVNLQLDKGVTLLASPHIHHYPEFRSRIAGIEMTWPAAVINIVNEKNAAVSGEGTLDCRGKVFWDKYWEMRKEYETKGLRWIVDYDCKRVRGILVERSSDVTLKGFTLMRTGFWGCQILYSNYCTIDGLTINNNIGGHGPSTDGIDIDSSCNILIENCDVDCNDDNICIKSGRDADGLRVNLPTENVVIRNCIARKGAGLITCGSETSGSIRNVLGYNLEAAGTSAVLRLKSAMNRGGTIENIYMTNVKAENVRHVLAADLNWNPSYSYSTLPKEYEGKEIPEHWKVMLTPVEPAEKGYPRFRNVYVSRIKAENVDEFISASGWNDSLRLENFYLYAIEAQAKKPGKICYTKNFNLSEITLDVTEKDAIELKENEQSNIKFNYAETTPDHRTAGNLAH; encoded by the coding sequence ATGAAAAGAAAAAGCATCCTTCCCCTACTCGTAGCGGGCTCGTTTTTTATAGCATGTACTCCAGCCAAACAAGCAGGAAGCAACAGCTTCGAATGGGGACAGGTTCCGCAGCAACCGGATTTGTCGTGGGCGGACAGCGTAGGAAGCCGGAAAACTCCCGGAAATGACCTAATTTTATCCGCTAATTCTTTTGGCGCAGTAGCGGACAGCACAGTGCTCAGCACGGAAGCTATCCAGAAAGCAATCGACAGTTGCGCCGTCTCCGGCGGGGGAACCGTCACTCTCCAACCCGGATTTTATCAGACCGGGGCACTGTTCATTAAAAGCGGTGTCAACCTGCAACTGGACAAAGGCGTCACCCTACTCGCCAGCCCCCATATCCACCATTATCCCGAATTCCGTTCGCGCATTGCGGGTATCGAGATGACATGGCCGGCGGCAGTGATAAACATTGTCAATGAGAAGAACGCTGCTGTCAGCGGAGAAGGAACTCTGGACTGCCGGGGAAAAGTATTTTGGGACAAATATTGGGAAATGCGCAAAGAATACGAAACGAAAGGATTGCGCTGGATTGTAGATTACGACTGCAAACGTGTGCGGGGTATTCTTGTGGAACGCAGTTCGGATGTCACCTTAAAGGGATTCACGCTGATGCGTACCGGCTTTTGGGGATGCCAGATTCTTTATTCCAACTATTGCACCATAGACGGACTGACGATTAACAATAATATAGGCGGTCACGGCCCGAGTACGGACGGCATCGACATAGATTCTTCCTGCAACATTCTGATAGAGAACTGCGATGTAGACTGTAACGACGACAATATCTGTATCAAATCGGGACGGGACGCAGACGGTTTGCGGGTGAATCTTCCTACGGAGAACGTGGTGATTCGCAATTGCATTGCCCGTAAGGGTGCAGGACTTATCACCTGCGGCAGCGAAACTTCCGGCAGTATCCGGAATGTATTGGGCTATAATCTTGAAGCTGCCGGCACTTCCGCCGTGCTCCGTCTGAAAAGCGCCATGAACCGCGGTGGGACAATCGAAAATATCTACATGACCAATGTAAAAGCCGAAAACGTCCGCCACGTACTGGCGGCAGACTTGAACTGGAACCCCAGTTACAGTTACAGCACGCTGCCCAAAGAGTATGAAGGCAAGGAAATCCCGGAACACTGGAAAGTAATGCTAACTCCGGTGGAACCAGCCGAAAAGGGATACCCACGCTTCCGCAACGTATATGTATCGCGGATTAAAGCCGAAAACGTAGACGAATTTATCTCCGCTTCGGGTTGGAACGACTCTTTGCGTCTGGAAAATTTCTATCTTTACGCCATCGAAGCACAGGCTAAGAAACCGGGCAAAATCTGCTATACGAAGAATTTCAACCTGTCGGAGATTACATTGGACGTAACAGAGAAAGACGCTATCGAACTAAAGGAAAATGAACAAAGTAATATTAAATTCAACTATGCTGAAACAACTCCTGACCATCGTACTGCTGGGAATCTTGCTCATTGA
- a CDS encoding alpha-L-rhamnosidase — MNKKQLIFLCLLATGGVVQAQQWPDVPAEARPGTRWWWLGSAVDEKNLTYNLEEYARAGMGAVEITPIYGVQGNDANDIQFLSPRWMEVLKHTQAEGKRTGVEIDMNTGTGWPFGGPEVSIEDAATKAIFQTYEIEGGKEIAQDINVTDKKQQPYSVLSRVMAYNENGECLNLTSHVKKDKLQWKAPAGKWKVVALYIGKTRQKVKRAAPGGEGYVMNHLSKKAVKNYLSRFDRAFKSSKTSYPHTFFNDSYEVYQADWTDDFLEQFARRRGYKLEEHFPEFLDESRPEVSRRILSDYRETISDLLLENFTCQWTDWAHKNGSITRNQAHGSPGNLIDIYAAVDIPECEGFGLSQFHIEGLRQDSLTKKNDSDLSMLKYASSAAHIAGKTYTSSETFTWLTEHFRTSLSQCKPDMDLMFVSGVNHMFFHGTPYSPKEAEWPGWLFYASINMNPTNSIWRDAPSFFNYITRCQSFLQMGRPDNDFLIYLPVYDMWNEQPGRLLLFTIHHMDKLAPKFIDAIHRINNSGYDGDYISDNFIRSTRFKDGQLVTSGGTGYKALVVPAAHLMPDDVLAHLVELAKQGATIVFLENYPTDVPGYARLEQKRKSYQRTLRQLPSVSFSETTVTPVGKGKIITGTDYARTLASCHIPCEEMKTKFGLQTIRRVNDTGHHYFISSLQDKGVDGWVTLGTHAIAAALFNPMTGECGEALIRQADGKTQVYLQLKSGESVILQTYQQPLQASKPWRYIKEQPFSLSLDHGWKLHFAESKPEVQGTFDIDRPSSWTSINHPAAKINMGTGVYSLDIELPALKADDWILDLGNVRESARVRINGQEAGCVWAVPYQLRVGHLLKSGKNHIEIEVTNLPANRIAELDRQGVQWRKFKEINIVDLNYRPANYGHWSPLPSGLNSEVRLIPVDLMQK, encoded by the coding sequence ATGAATAAGAAACAATTGATATTCCTCTGCCTGCTTGCAACAGGCGGAGTTGTACAAGCACAACAGTGGCCGGACGTTCCGGCAGAAGCACGTCCCGGCACCCGATGGTGGTGGCTGGGAAGTGCCGTAGACGAAAAGAATCTGACATACAACTTGGAAGAATACGCACGTGCCGGCATGGGTGCGGTGGAAATCACTCCTATCTACGGCGTGCAAGGGAATGACGCAAACGATATACAGTTCCTCTCCCCCCGTTGGATGGAAGTGCTCAAGCATACACAGGCGGAAGGTAAACGCACAGGTGTCGAAATCGACATGAATACGGGCACGGGCTGGCCTTTTGGCGGGCCGGAAGTCAGCATTGAAGACGCAGCTACCAAGGCAATCTTCCAAACTTATGAAATAGAGGGCGGCAAAGAGATTGCTCAGGATATCAACGTGACTGATAAAAAACAACAGCCATATTCCGTATTAAGCCGGGTAATGGCTTATAATGAAAATGGCGAGTGTCTTAATCTGACTTCTCATGTCAAAAAAGACAAGTTACAATGGAAAGCCCCTGCCGGTAAATGGAAAGTGGTAGCTCTCTACATTGGAAAGACACGGCAGAAAGTGAAACGTGCAGCACCGGGCGGGGAAGGATACGTCATGAACCACCTGTCAAAGAAAGCTGTCAAGAACTATCTTTCCCGCTTCGACCGTGCATTCAAGAGTAGCAAGACAAGCTATCCACATACATTCTTCAACGACTCTTACGAGGTGTATCAAGCAGACTGGACAGACGATTTCTTGGAACAGTTCGCCCGCAGACGGGGATATAAACTGGAAGAGCATTTCCCTGAATTTCTGGATGAAAGCCGTCCCGAAGTCAGCAGACGTATCCTGTCCGATTATCGGGAGACGATTTCCGACTTGTTATTGGAGAACTTCACCTGTCAATGGACAGACTGGGCACACAAAAACGGTAGCATCACCCGCAACCAGGCACACGGCTCACCGGGTAATCTGATTGATATTTACGCAGCCGTAGATATTCCCGAATGTGAAGGATTCGGACTGTCACAGTTCCATATCGAAGGATTGCGTCAGGATTCACTGACCAAAAAGAATGATTCGGACTTGTCTATGTTGAAATATGCGTCTTCGGCCGCACACATTGCAGGTAAGACCTATACTTCTTCCGAAACATTCACTTGGCTGACGGAGCATTTCCGCACTTCCCTATCACAATGCAAGCCGGATATGGACTTGATGTTTGTTTCCGGTGTCAATCATATGTTCTTTCATGGGACACCTTATTCTCCGAAAGAAGCCGAATGGCCGGGTTGGTTGTTCTATGCGTCTATCAATATGAATCCGACGAATAGTATCTGGCGTGACGCTCCTTCTTTTTTCAATTATATCACCCGCTGCCAGAGCTTTCTGCAAATGGGACGGCCGGATAATGATTTCTTGATTTATCTTCCGGTATATGATATGTGGAACGAACAACCGGGACGATTGTTATTGTTCACCATCCACCACATGGATAAACTGGCTCCCAAATTTATTGATGCTATCCACCGCATCAACAACAGCGGATACGACGGGGATTACATCTCCGACAACTTCATCCGCAGCACGCGTTTCAAGGACGGACAGTTGGTTACTTCGGGCGGAACGGGTTACAAAGCATTGGTAGTGCCTGCCGCCCATCTGATGCCGGATGATGTGTTGGCGCATCTTGTAGAACTGGCAAAACAGGGAGCTACTATCGTATTCCTCGAAAACTATCCGACAGATGTACCGGGATATGCCCGACTGGAACAGAAACGTAAGAGTTACCAACGTACGCTCCGTCAACTTCCGTCTGTCTCTTTCTCCGAGACAACCGTCACTCCGGTTGGAAAGGGAAAGATTATCACAGGAACGGATTATGCGCGCACATTGGCCAGTTGCCATATTCCTTGCGAGGAAATGAAAACTAAATTCGGCCTGCAAACTATCCGGAGAGTGAATGACACAGGACATCATTACTTCATCTCTTCCCTGCAAGACAAAGGAGTGGATGGCTGGGTTACCTTAGGAACGCATGCAATCGCAGCCGCCCTCTTCAACCCTATGACCGGGGAATGTGGAGAAGCCCTTATCCGCCAGGCAGACGGCAAGACACAAGTTTATCTGCAACTGAAATCCGGCGAATCGGTTATCCTGCAAACTTATCAACAGCCTTTACAAGCTTCCAAACCGTGGAGATATATAAAGGAACAACCTTTCAGTCTCAGCCTTGACCATGGCTGGAAACTGCACTTTGCCGAAAGCAAACCGGAAGTTCAAGGTACATTCGACATAGACCGCCCGTCTTCATGGACAAGCATCAATCATCCGGCAGCCAAAATCAATATGGGAACCGGAGTGTATTCATTGGATATCGAGCTGCCTGCTCTAAAAGCTGACGACTGGATACTTGACTTGGGCAATGTACGCGAAAGTGCCCGTGTCCGCATCAACGGACAGGAAGCGGGTTGTGTGTGGGCAGTACCTTATCAGTTGAGAGTAGGTCATTTGCTGAAATCCGGAAAAAACCACATCGAAATAGAAGTCACTAACCTTCCTGCAAACCGAATAGCAGAACTGGACAGACAGGGAGTGCAGTGGCGCAAGTTTAAAGAAATCAATATTGTCGATTTAAACTATCGCCCGGCTAATTACGGGCATTGGAGTCCGCTGCCTTCCGGCTTGAATAGTGAAGTGCGGTTGATTCCGGTAGATTTGATGCAGAAGTAA
- a CDS encoding RagB/SusD family nutrient uptake outer membrane protein — translation MKKYIILLLATTFLLGTSVSSCTNFLEEKPESEFDEGTFYKTVESLKVGAVGAFSTLRYMYNVGTNTPLFVGMVGTDECMYPNETNLRGFIDRYTYTPTDGCIKQFWFRYYRLITACNTVIYKAQGIEGEAKLINRYVANVRFLRAWGYFNLVQTFGAVPLMTDHVTELTYDMGRTPVAEVYQLIEDDLLFCLGEDVLPKEIDGGWANYWAAKTLLAKVYITMASARAADRVAGYEQIEQTDKKLYGDALALLQDVITNSGRDLEPVYGDVFKIENKNINKETIWEIQFSAQNPYGSQWPKEYGARAINTDGQKLYGGWRTNAIAGQCNLKYVPSFWNYYDANGYDKRREWNLADYVIDFDKTNNSPIAQKPMTELSGKPQPGDNAKSVTNSGVTKYRWGATWKDEHTNFVYSNCPNNILVLRFADVLLMYAEADLMLNNGSPSDEGVEAMNRIVQRARGLNQGVAVTEDDTPGFGNYDTYTLEDVLLERARELCFERWRWYDLARTGMLEHFLENRNGFSTTKTSFDSDKNYLFPIPLSEIQISTNKDGMYQNPNY, via the coding sequence ATGAAAAAATATATCATACTATTATTGGCTACTACGTTCCTACTCGGAACTTCCGTTTCGTCTTGTACCAATTTCTTGGAAGAGAAGCCGGAGTCTGAATTCGATGAAGGAACTTTCTATAAGACTGTCGAATCTTTGAAAGTAGGGGCAGTCGGTGCGTTTTCTACGCTGCGCTATATGTATAACGTCGGCACCAATACCCCGTTATTTGTCGGTATGGTGGGTACGGACGAGTGTATGTATCCCAATGAAACGAACCTGCGTGGTTTTATCGACCGCTACACATATACGCCTACCGATGGCTGTATCAAGCAATTCTGGTTTCGCTACTACCGGTTGATTACCGCCTGCAACACTGTTATCTACAAAGCACAGGGAATCGAAGGAGAAGCTAAACTAATTAACCGCTATGTGGCTAATGTACGCTTTTTACGTGCATGGGGATATTTCAACCTGGTGCAGACTTTCGGAGCCGTGCCTTTGATGACCGATCATGTGACGGAGCTGACTTACGACATGGGACGTACACCGGTAGCAGAAGTTTATCAACTCATTGAAGATGATTTATTGTTCTGTTTGGGCGAAGATGTTCTGCCTAAAGAAATAGATGGCGGTTGGGCGAATTACTGGGCTGCCAAAACATTGCTGGCAAAAGTATATATTACGATGGCTTCGGCACGTGCCGCCGATCGTGTAGCCGGTTACGAGCAGATTGAACAGACAGATAAAAAACTTTATGGTGATGCATTGGCACTGTTGCAAGATGTAATCACCAACAGCGGACGTGACCTGGAACCGGTCTACGGAGATGTCTTTAAAATTGAAAATAAGAACATCAATAAAGAGACGATTTGGGAAATACAGTTTAGCGCACAGAATCCTTATGGCTCACAATGGCCGAAAGAATATGGTGCCCGTGCAATTAATACCGACGGACAGAAACTTTACGGCGGCTGGCGTACAAATGCCATTGCCGGACAATGTAACCTTAAATATGTTCCCTCATTCTGGAACTATTATGATGCCAATGGTTACGACAAGCGTCGGGAGTGGAATCTGGCCGATTATGTGATTGACTTTGATAAGACCAATAATAGCCCGATAGCACAGAAACCCATGACGGAGCTAAGCGGTAAACCGCAACCCGGAGACAATGCGAAGTCTGTAACGAACAGTGGTGTCACCAAATATCGTTGGGGAGCTACCTGGAAAGATGAACATACCAACTTTGTGTATTCCAACTGTCCGAACAATATCCTCGTACTGCGTTTTGCCGATGTACTGCTAATGTATGCCGAAGCCGATTTGATGTTGAACAACGGTTCACCGTCCGATGAGGGTGTGGAAGCAATGAATCGCATCGTGCAACGTGCCCGCGGATTAAATCAGGGAGTTGCTGTCACTGAAGACGATACCCCCGGATTTGGGAATTACGATACGTATACACTCGAAGATGTTTTGTTGGAGCGCGCCCGTGAACTTTGCTTCGAACGCTGGCGTTGGTATGACCTGGCACGTACCGGTATGCTTGAGCACTTCCTGGAAAACCGTAATGGTTTTAGTACGACGAAAACCAGCTTCGACAGTGATAAGAATTATTTGTTCCCCATTCCGTTGAGCGAGATACAGATCTCGACGAATAAAGACGGAATGTATCAGAATCCTAATTATTAA
- a CDS encoding DUF4450 domain-containing protein, which translates to MLKQLLTIVLLGILLIDAQAQSLTPPAGTFKLGISKGNESHWLKPKEKTPGITFQWKALPDTRGFILEIEVASSPKADVLFWSFGDCQPDADVNVFSVEGQAFTCYYGESMKLRTVQAVTPTDDIRLSNGHKDETPLMLYESGKKTDRPVLAGRCPLVPGSRIYFCFYEQNEKADYNYYMLPDIFAQTDKK; encoded by the coding sequence ATGCTGAAACAACTCCTGACCATCGTACTGCTGGGAATCTTGCTCATTGATGCGCAAGCACAGTCTCTGACACCGCCCGCCGGTACTTTCAAGCTGGGAATATCGAAAGGAAACGAAAGCCACTGGCTGAAACCTAAAGAAAAGACACCCGGGATTACTTTCCAATGGAAAGCCTTGCCCGATACCCGCGGATTTATACTGGAAATAGAGGTGGCATCCTCTCCCAAAGCCGATGTCTTATTCTGGAGCTTCGGCGATTGCCAACCGGATGCGGACGTGAATGTGTTTAGCGTGGAAGGACAGGCTTTCACCTGCTATTATGGGGAAAGCATGAAATTACGGACTGTACAGGCAGTCACTCCCACCGATGATATCCGTCTGAGCAACGGGCACAAGGACGAAACTCCCCTGATGCTTTATGAATCAGGTAAAAAGACCGACCGCCCCGTACTGGCGGGACGTTGCCCGCTCGTTCCCGGCAGCAGGATTTATTTCTGCTTCTACGAACAGAACGAGAAGGCGGATTATAACTACTATATGTTACCGGATATTTTTGCCCAAACCGACAAAAAATGA
- a CDS encoding MalY/PatB family protein, which produces MNYNFDEIINRNGTDSVKWDAVESRWGRKDLIPMWVADMDFRTAPFVIDALKKRLEHEVLGYTFACKEWSESIINWLQARHGWTVSEEMLTFTPGIVRGLAFAIHCFTQKGDKVMVMPPVYHPFFLVTQKNEREVVFSPLVLKDGQYYIDFDRFRQDIQGCKLLILSNPHNPGGRVWTKEELAQIADICYESGTLIISDEIHADLTLPPYKHPTFALISEKARMNSLVFMSPSKAFNMPGLASSYVIIENEELRHRFQTYMEASEFSEGHLFAYLSVAAAYSHGTEWLEQVLAYIKENVDFTENYLKEHIPAIKMIRPQASYLIFLDCRELGLNQEELNRLFIEDAHLALNDGATFGKEGEGFMRLNIACPRATLERALKQLEQAVISLK; this is translated from the coding sequence ATGAACTATAATTTTGATGAAATAATAAACCGTAACGGTACAGATTCCGTAAAATGGGATGCGGTAGAAAGTCGTTGGGGACGCAAGGACTTGATTCCGATGTGGGTAGCTGACATGGATTTCCGTACAGCCCCTTTTGTGATAGACGCTTTGAAAAAACGCCTGGAGCATGAAGTGCTCGGATATACTTTTGCCTGCAAAGAATGGTCGGAATCCATTATCAACTGGTTACAGGCACGCCACGGGTGGACGGTAAGTGAGGAGATGCTGACATTTACTCCCGGCATTGTTCGTGGATTGGCTTTTGCTATCCACTGCTTTACGCAGAAAGGGGATAAGGTCATGGTGATGCCGCCTGTTTATCATCCATTCTTTTTGGTAACTCAGAAGAACGAACGAGAAGTCGTATTCAGTCCGTTAGTGCTGAAAGACGGACAATATTATATTGATTTTGACCGTTTCCGCCAAGATATTCAGGGCTGCAAACTGCTTATTTTGAGTAACCCTCATAATCCGGGCGGACGTGTATGGACAAAAGAGGAACTGGCTCAAATAGCCGATATTTGCTATGAAAGCGGTACATTAATCATCTCTGACGAGATTCATGCCGACTTGACTTTGCCGCCATACAAGCATCCTACGTTCGCTCTTATCTCGGAAAAAGCGCGGATGAATTCACTCGTCTTTATGTCTCCAAGCAAAGCGTTTAATATGCCGGGGTTGGCAAGCTCTTATGTAATCATAGAAAATGAGGAGCTTCGTCACCGTTTCCAGACATATATGGAAGCAAGCGAGTTCAGTGAAGGGCATCTGTTTGCTTACCTAAGTGTAGCGGCTGCTTACAGTCATGGTACGGAATGGCTTGAACAAGTACTTGCTTATATCAAGGAAAATGTAGACTTCACCGAAAACTATCTGAAAGAGCATATTCCTGCCATCAAGATGATTCGTCCGCAAGCTTCCTACCTTATCTTTTTAGATTGCCGCGAATTAGGACTAAATCAGGAAGAACTGAACCGCCTTTTCATAGAAGATGCTCATCTGGCATTGAACGACGGAGCAACATTTGGTAAGGAAGGCGAAGGCTTTATGCGGTTGAATATTGCTTGTCCGCGTGCTACATTAGAACGTGCGTTGAAGCAGTTGGAACAGGCGGTAATAAGCTTAAAGTAA
- a CDS encoding rhamnogalacturonidase produces MKRIYLLFSLLVGCIYSYAAIYNVKDFGAKADGKTIDSPAINSAIEAAAQAGGGTVYLPAGEYACYSIRLKSNIHLYLEQGARIVAAFPGKEEGYDTAEPNEHNKFQDFGHSHWKNSLIWGIGLENITISGSGLIYGKGLTREESRLPGVGNKAISLKDCRNVTLKDLSMLHCGHFALLATGVDHLTILNLKVDTNRDGFDIDCCRNVRISQCTVNAPWDDAIVLKASYGLGRFQDTENVTISDCYVSGFDQGSVMNGTWQLDEPQAPDHGYRTGRIKFGTESSGGFRNIAITNCIFEHCRGLALETVDGGRLEDIVISNITMRNIVNAPIFLRLGARMRSPEGTPVGTMKRILISDINVWNADSRYASIISGVPGACIEDVTFRNIHLYYKGGYSAEDGKRVPPEQEKVYPEPWMFGTIPAKGFYIRHARNITFDGIRFHFEQPDGRPLFVTDDVENIEYYNTPKE; encoded by the coding sequence ATGAAAAGGATATATTTACTATTCAGTCTCTTAGTGGGTTGCATCTACAGCTATGCAGCCATCTACAACGTGAAGGATTTCGGAGCCAAAGCGGATGGAAAAACGATTGATTCTCCCGCCATCAACAGCGCGATTGAGGCTGCCGCACAAGCCGGTGGCGGAACTGTTTACCTGCCTGCCGGAGAGTATGCATGTTATTCCATACGGTTAAAAAGCAACATTCACCTGTATCTGGAACAAGGCGCACGCATCGTTGCCGCCTTTCCCGGAAAAGAGGAAGGATATGATACCGCTGAACCGAACGAGCATAATAAGTTCCAGGACTTCGGGCACAGCCATTGGAAGAACTCTTTGATTTGGGGAATCGGACTGGAAAATATAACCATCAGTGGTTCCGGACTTATCTACGGTAAAGGATTGACCCGCGAAGAAAGCCGTCTGCCGGGTGTAGGCAACAAGGCTATCAGTCTGAAAGATTGCCGGAATGTGACGCTCAAGGATTTGTCCATGCTTCACTGCGGACATTTCGCCCTGCTCGCCACCGGGGTAGACCATCTGACTATCTTGAATCTGAAAGTAGATACCAACCGCGATGGATTCGATATTGACTGTTGCCGGAATGTGCGTATCAGCCAGTGCACGGTAAATGCTCCCTGGGACGATGCCATTGTATTGAAAGCCTCTTACGGGTTAGGGCGTTTTCAGGATACGGAGAATGTGACTATCAGTGATTGTTATGTGAGCGGTTTTGACCAGGGAAGCGTAATGAACGGAACCTGGCAACTGGACGAGCCCCAGGCTCCCGACCACGGTTACCGCACGGGACGTATCAAGTTCGGCACAGAAAGTAGCGGCGGATTCCGTAATATTGCGATTACTAATTGTATCTTCGAGCATTGCAGGGGTCTGGCATTGGAAACCGTAGACGGGGGACGTCTGGAAGATATTGTTATCAGCAATATCACGATGAGGAATATTGTCAATGCTCCTATCTTTCTGAGACTGGGCGCACGTATGCGCAGTCCGGAAGGTACGCCCGTAGGTACAATGAAACGTATCCTTATCAGCGACATCAATGTATGGAATGCCGACAGCCGGTATGCTTCCATTATCAGCGGCGTGCCGGGTGCTTGCATCGAGGACGTCACTTTCCGTAATATCCACCTATATTATAAAGGTGGATACAGCGCGGAAGACGGCAAGCGTGTTCCGCCCGAACAGGAGAAAGTATATCCCGAACCGTGGATGTTCGGCACGATTCCCGCCAAAGGATTTTATATCCGCCATGCACGGAACATCACTTTCGACGGTATCCGCTTCCATTTTGAACAACCGGACGGACGACCGCTCTTTGTAACCGATGATGTAGAAAACATAGAATATTATAATACGCCGAAAGAATGA